Proteins encoded by one window of Streptomyces clavuligerus:
- a CDS encoding response regulator, translated as MDAMTIIRVLIADDQEMVRGAFRMILDSQPDMEVVAEAADGATAVELARSLRPDVCLLDIRMPELDGLEATRLLAGPAVPQPFKVIVATTFDLDEYVYRALRNGACGFLLKDGSPTLLTEAVRAAAAGGSLISPTITVRLLRHMASPEPDRNGRPAAEHRAPARLSEPLTERELDVIRRVARGRTNEEVAAELYVTLSTVKTHLGNVQRKLSARNRVEIAAWAWENGLV; from the coding sequence ATGGACGCCATGACCATCATCCGGGTACTGATCGCGGACGACCAGGAGATGGTGCGGGGTGCCTTCCGCATGATCCTCGACTCCCAGCCGGACATGGAGGTCGTCGCCGAGGCCGCCGACGGCGCCACCGCCGTCGAACTGGCCCGGTCGCTTCGGCCCGACGTCTGTCTGCTGGACATCCGGATGCCGGAGCTGGACGGCCTGGAGGCGACCCGGCTGCTCGCGGGGCCCGCAGTGCCGCAGCCGTTCAAGGTGATCGTGGCGACCACGTTCGACCTGGACGAGTACGTCTACCGGGCGCTGCGCAACGGGGCCTGCGGTTTTCTCCTCAAGGACGGATCACCCACGCTGCTCACCGAGGCGGTACGCGCGGCAGCGGCGGGCGGCTCGCTGATCTCGCCCACGATCACCGTTCGTCTGCTGCGGCACATGGCGTCCCCCGAACCGGACCGGAACGGCCGCCCCGCCGCGGAGCACCGAGCGCCCGCCCGGTTGTCGGAGCCGCTGACCGAGCGGGAGCTGGATGTCATCCGCCGGGTCGCCCGGGGGCGGACCAACGAGGAGGTCGCGGCGGAGCTGTACGTCACGTTGTCGACCGTGAAGACCCATCTGGGGAATGTGCAGCGCAAGCTCTCGGCGCGGAACCGGGTCGAGATCGCCGCCTGGGCCTGGGAGAACGGCCTTGTCTGA
- a CDS encoding sensor histidine kinase, translated as MDVIPEFRSRPRHEQLALILASCGVLSLLIIEGSATGWAPTVVATVLTGALCMTALVVLPRRFPLVAGVAVAASFTLTVVTLTLTHRPVLTPGLVEQCALLLIVTRGVRLLSPLRAIALAIPTGLTAGLLPLRLAESEWGLATEFLGYGALFGLTLACLLGAYLRLLDSVRAREREADRTAQRLEYARELHDFVAHHITAIVAQSKAVRFTMAAGQTPTPDELDALLGRIEEAGSQAMDSMRGMVSVLRDPAIPAATRPGDDLSGLRELTGPFEGTGTRVELAVDPRLPGRVLPPGMGGTVQRVVREALTNVRKHAAGATRVTVDVRLHEGPMSDEGRTVDAGDGGSDGTAGSAGRTIGGGDGDGGEVRVTVVDDGRSRNRPGSGSGTGFGLLGLRERVETMGGTLTAGPSPALDGWEVSARLPLPPSFAPGAADTTDTDTTDTGDRHQGEPARPSGPDTADPGDELRPWTP; from the coding sequence ATGGACGTGATCCCAGAATTCCGATCCCGGCCCCGGCATGAGCAGCTCGCCCTCATCCTCGCGAGCTGCGGCGTCCTCTCGTTGCTCATCATCGAGGGCTCCGCCACCGGCTGGGCACCGACAGTGGTGGCGACCGTGCTCACAGGGGCGCTGTGCATGACGGCCCTGGTCGTGCTGCCTCGCCGCTTCCCGCTGGTGGCCGGGGTGGCGGTGGCCGCCTCGTTCACCCTGACCGTGGTGACCCTGACCCTGACGCACCGGCCGGTACTGACACCGGGCCTGGTGGAACAGTGCGCCCTGCTGCTGATCGTCACCCGCGGGGTGCGACTGCTCTCCCCGCTCCGCGCGATCGCCCTCGCGATACCGACCGGTCTGACGGCGGGACTGCTGCCGCTGCGCCTGGCGGAGTCCGAGTGGGGACTCGCCACCGAATTCCTGGGGTACGGAGCCCTCTTCGGGCTCACGCTCGCCTGCCTCCTCGGTGCCTATCTCCGGCTGCTGGACTCCGTCCGTGCCCGTGAGCGGGAGGCCGACCGTACGGCGCAGCGCCTGGAGTACGCGCGGGAGCTGCACGACTTCGTCGCGCACCACATCACCGCGATCGTCGCGCAGTCGAAAGCAGTGCGGTTCACGATGGCCGCCGGGCAGACCCCGACGCCGGACGAGCTGGACGCCCTGCTGGGGCGGATCGAGGAGGCCGGTTCGCAGGCCATGGACTCGATGCGCGGCATGGTCTCCGTCCTCCGCGACCCCGCGATACCGGCGGCCACCCGCCCCGGCGACGATCTGTCCGGTTTGCGGGAGCTGACCGGCCCGTTCGAGGGGACCGGGACCCGGGTGGAACTGGCCGTCGACCCACGGCTCCCTGGACGGGTGCTGCCGCCGGGCATGGGGGGCACCGTCCAGCGGGTGGTCCGGGAGGCCCTGACGAATGTCCGGAAGCACGCGGCCGGCGCGACCCGGGTCACGGTCGATGTCCGCCTGCACGAAGGACCCATGAGCGACGAGGGGAGAACGGTCGATGCTGGCGACGGGGGCAGTGACGGGACAGCAGGCAGCGCCGGAAGGACGATCGGCGGCGGGGATGGGGACGGTGGCGAGGTGCGGGTGACCGTCGTCGACGACGGGCGGTCCCGGAACCGCCCGGGGAGCGGCTCCGGGACCGGTTTCGGACTGCTCGGTCTGCGTGAACGGGTCGAGACCATGGGCGGCACCCTCACCGCCGGGCCCTCCCCGGCCCTGGACGGCTGGGAGGTCAGCGCCCGGCTGCCGCTTCCGCCCTCCTTCGCCCCAGGGGCCGCGGACACCACGGACACGGATACCACGGACACGGGCGACCGCCACCAAGGGGAGCCGGCGCGTCCGTCGGGACCGGATACAGCGGACCCCGGCGACGAGCTGCGACCATGGACGCCATGA